A stretch of Fusarium poae strain DAOMC 252244 chromosome 2, whole genome shotgun sequence DNA encodes these proteins:
- a CDS encoding hypothetical protein (CAZy:GH2): MGGGNAEQPKGIPLQEDASRPDYINEAVFRRNTLPTRSYHIPETSISLNGTWDFALSGTAIEAPEPSSKDITYGPIQVPGHWQLQGHGKPWYTNVQYPIPVCPPYVPTENPTGSYRRDFYVPAGWDTDSQLRLRFDGVDSAYHVFVNDVLVGYAQGSRNPSEFDISAFVNREGANELFVRVYQWSDATYIEDQDQWWLSGIFRDVYLISFPAARIDDFFVKPDLDSSYENGTLTVSVDLSTTKDAVLEFTLSELTKNGGAVINSTKTSVDGKSSKVNLTLDVKDPKKWTAETPYLYSAELKLSDGETVLHKVQQRVGFRKVELKDGLMTVNGKRIRLRGVNRHEHHPLLGRSVPLEFAKRDLLIMKKHNINALRCAHQPHDPRVLDLCDEYGLWVMAEADLECHGFYDAVARPLDIPESMDYGERKKLAFGKAAQFTSNNPDWKEAYLDRINAVLNRDKNHASVIIWSFGNEAFYGDNHRAMFKYATETDPSRLIHYEGDEQAETTHMYSYMYPTVDRLIKYAKEEGVKDGKFEKPIVLCEYGHAMGNGPGWLEDYEQAFRDYPRLQGGFIWEWANHGLWKDDHEGAGYYAYGGDFGDTPNDGTFVMDGLLNSQHKPTPGLVEYKKVIQPVGFSYSAGELKIENRHDFAGLEHLTASYKIEQLGQESSLIQSASFDVPDIPAGETRSVSLPVDDKKFNKDSEVYLTVTLSLKHSTAWAPAGHEIAWSQHQLQVPQSSAKNTSVASNTLSSKLEVSEKTSTVTISGKDFEFTFNRAYGTLESWVSNGKTLLEFDPKTKAAIIPSFWRPKTDNDVPGAVPYWQRFGVDQLESQLRSFTVDSSNSDKVVLKSKTFITPPVLFWGWDCEIEYTVYLNGALSVNVARLSPQGSVPDHVPRIGLNLYGSKTLEHVKWLGRGPGESYPDKKTSQRVGIWNVESISDLQVPYDVPQENGNREDTRWVALRDSKSPSVGLRATRLDGAHFSFLASNHRDSTIQDAKHPPDLFEEDVVFIRLDHKVAGVGSGACGPAVREDLMVKTEETTFGFLLEPL, encoded by the exons ATGGGTGGAGGTAACGCAGAGCAGCCAAAGGGTATTCCTCTCCAGGAAGACGCTTCTCGACCAGATTATATCAACGAAGCTGTCTTCAGAAGAAACACCCTTCCCACCAGATCATACCATATTCCTGAGACATCAATCTCACTCAACGGAACATGGGACTTTGCTCTGTCTGGAACAGCCATTGAGGCACCCGAGCCCAGCTCAAAAGACATCACATATGGACCAATTCAAGTTCCTGGTCACTGGCAGCTTCAAGGTCACGGAAAGCCATGGTACACCAACGTCCAATATCCCATCCCCGTCTGCCCACCCTATGTTCCTACCGAGAACCCTACGGGATCGTATCGCCGTGACTTTTACGTCCCAGCAGGATGGGATACAGATTCACAGCTCAGACTGCGTTTTGACGGTGTCGATAGCGCGTATCACGTTTTCGTGAATGACGTTTTAGTTGGATATGCTCAAGGCTCAAGAAATCCTTCAGAGTTCGACATCTCAGCCTTCGTCAACCGAGAAGGCGCAAACGAGCTGTTTGTACGGGTTTACCAGTGGTCTGATGCGACATACATCGAAGATCAAGACCAGTGGTGGCTTTCTG GAATCTTCCGTGATGTCTACCTCATCTCCTTCCCAGCTGCGCGAATTGATGACTTTTTTGTCAAGCCTGATCTTGACAGCAGCTACGAGAACGGAACATTGACTGTCTCAGTCGATCTCTCTACTACTAAGGACGCAGTCCTTGAGTTCACGCTATCCGAGCTGACCAAGAACGGCGGGGCTGTTATCAACTCTACCAAGACCTCTGTCGATGGAAAGTCCAGCAAGGTTAATCTGACGCTTGATGTCAAGGATCCTAAGAAGTGGACTGCGGAGACGCCTTACCTCTACTCAGCTGAGCTCAAGCTCTCTGACGGGGAAACTGTACTACACAAGGTCCAGCAGCGGGTGGGATTCCGCAAGGTTGAGCTTAAGGACGGTCTCATGACTGTCAACGGAAAACGCATCCGCCTTCGGGGCGTTAACCGCCACGAACATCACCCCCTTCTCGGACGTTCCGTGCCTCTCGAGTTCGCCAAGCGTGATCTTctcatcatgaagaagcacAACATTAATGCTCTTCGTTGTGCCCATCAGCCCCACGACCCGCGTGTCCTAGATCTCTGCGATGAGTATGGTCTGTGGGTCATGGCAGAGGCCGATCTCGAGTGTCACGGCTTCTACGACGCTGTGGCGCGACCTCTTGACATTCCAGAATCTATGGACTACGGTGAGCGAAAGAAGCTTGCTTTTGGAAAGGCTGCACAGTTCACCTCCAACAACCCTGACTGGAAGGAGGCCTATCTTGATCGAATCAACGCTGTGCTCAATCGTGATAAGAATCATGCCAGTGTTATCATCTGGAGTTTCGGTAACGAGGCTTTCTATGGTGATAACCACAGGGCCATGTTCAAGTACGCTACCGAAACTGACCCTTCTCGATTGATCCACTATGAGGGAGACGAACAGGCTGAGACTACACACATGTACAGTTATATGTATCCCACAGTCGACCGTCTCATCAAGTACGCCAAGGAAGAAGGCGTCAAGGATGGCAAGTTCGAGAAGCCTATCGTGCTCTGCGAATACGGTCACGCTATGGGTAACGGTCCCGGTTGGCTCGAGGACTATGAGCAAGCCTTCCGTGACTACCCTCGTCTCCAAGGTGGCTTCATTTGGGAGTGGGCTAACCACGGTTTGTGGAAGGATGATCACGAAGGCGCTGGCTACTATGCTTATGGCGGTGATTTTGGTGACACTCCTAACGATGGCACCTTTGTTATGGACGGCCTGCTCAACAGTCAGCACAAGCCTACGCCTGGCTTGGTCGAATACAAAAAGGTCATCCAACCGGTTGGCTTCTCGTACTCTGCTGGTGAATTGAAGATCGAGAACCGTCATGACTTTGCTGGCCTGGAGCATTTGACCGCTTCCTACAAGATTGAACAGCTTGGACAAGA GTCCTCGTTGATCCAGTCAGCGTCCTTTGATGTGCCCGATATTCCAGCTGGTGAGACACGCTCTGTCTCTCTTCCCGTTGATGATAAGAAGTTCAACAAGGACAGTGAGGTCTACCTGACTGTGACTCTTTCCCTCAAGCACTCCACAGCCTGGGCTCCCGCAGGACACGAGATCGCTTGGTCGCAACATCAACTCCAGGTCCCTCAGTCGTCCGCCAAGAACACTTCTGTTGCGAGCAACACTCTTTCCTCCAAGTTAGAGGTTTCTGAGAAGACGTCCACCGTGACAATCTCTGGAAAGGATTTTGAGTTCACCTTCAACCGTGCTTATGGCACATTGGAGAGCTGGGTCTCAAATGGCAAGACATTACTCGAGTTTGATCCAAAGACTAAAGCCGCTATTATCCCATCCTTCTGGCGACCCAAGACCGATAACGATGTGCCTGGCGCCGTTCCTTACTGGCAACGATTCGGCGTTGATCAGCTTGAATCTCAACTTCGATCCTTCACTGTGGATTCATCAAACTCGGATAAGGTTGTTCTGAAATCGAAGACCTTTATCACTCCCCCAGTACTCTTCTGGGGATGGGATTGCGAGATAGAATACACGGTGTACTTGAACGGCGCACTGAGCGTTAATGTCGCCCGTCTATCTCCCCAAGGATCCGTTCCTGATCACGTCCCGAGAATTGGTCTCAATCTGTACGGCAGCAAGACACTTGAGCACGTCAAGTGGCTCGGACGTGGACCCGGAGAAAGCTACCCCGACAAGAAGACATCTCAACGCGTCGGCATCTGGAACGTCGAGTCCATTTCCGACCTCCAGGTCCCTTACGATGTTCCACAAGAAAACGGAAACAGAGAAGATACCCGATGGGTAGCGCTGCGTGACTCCAAGTCGCCTAGTGTCGGTCTCCGTGCCACTCGCTTAGACGGCGCACACTTTAGTTTCCTGGCTTCTAACCACAGAGACTCAACTATCCAGGACGCAAAGCATCCTCCCGATCTGTTTGAAGAGGATGTGGTGTTCATCAGGCTAGATCACAAGGTCGCGGGCGTAGGATCGGGTGCTTGTGGACCAGCTGTTCGTGAGGATTTGATGGTCAAAACTGAGGAGACTACTTTCGGTTTCTTGCTAGAGCCGCTATGA
- a CDS encoding hypothetical protein (TransMembrane:2 (o12-29i84-102o)), which translates to MPLPIFNEATTSFIVPLCLLTINLIEYLYSWDAKTAGFNCLLSIYLLASYFSGDTSLQHVTDNDTKSTQILDPGKQAKQTQKKYFAKIMLAILSCIGISVPLRTLSLIASDIYYGDGCSEIIYDKPLCTSFFGQSGPAGSITYRYQGWGYCDVSAERGIITNAVINHISERGSKLSSTECLDLGERDTNYLVIGPTDSFDFGKVCGPRPVLDSSP; encoded by the exons ATGCCTTTACCCATTTTCAACGAGGCTACAACCTCTTTTATAGTCCCACTTTGTCTTCTTACCATCAACTTGATTGAGTATCTCTACTCATGGGATGCAAAGACGGCTGGATTCAATTGTCTTTTGAGCATCTATCTACTCGCTTCCTACTTTAGTGGTGACACATCTCTCCAACATGTCACTGATAACGACACAAAATCTACTCAAATCTTGGATCCAGGAAAACAAGCAAAACAAACACAGAAGAAG TATTTCGCAAAGATTATGCTTGCAATTCTGTCATGTATTGGCATATCAGTTCCGCTCAGG ACACTTTCACTGATTGCAAGTGACATTTACTATGGCGATGGATGTTCTGAAATAATCTATGACAAGCCGCTCTGTACCTCCTTCTTTGGGCAGAGTGGCCCAGCCGGTTCAATCACATATCGTTACCAG GGATGGGGTTATTGCGATGTGTCAGCAGAGCGAGGTATAATCACAAATGCTGTTATAAATCATATCAGTGAACGTGGATCCAAGCTTTCCAGTACCGAGTGTTTGGACCTTGGTGAGCGTGACACCAACTATCTTGTCATCGGCCCAACCGACAGCTTTGATTTTGGGAAAGTATGTGGACCGAGACCAGTTCTAGACAGCTCTCCATAA
- a CDS encoding hypothetical protein (TransMembrane:7 (o6-28i40-60o97-115i127-151o171-194i206-225o245-264i)): MSLKSDIVCAVVITWVAALLAQIARVFARRMTKVQWWWDDYFCLGAFIVGIGYNVVMIYWTENWYLGSTIPDTVSDEEYENINLNARLMQFLISQTYSYSIGFSKLSILLFYWRIFKQSAIRIPIQILLGLSISWLILRTFMVTFHCLPVQAYWDKSIEGAVCKINDSQFFFGTCLTHFALDIVILALPIIEVFKLRLRMGQKIAITALFVIGFVVCLASTFVVVESIRYDVNTTQMPRDMARNDMWGVVEINIAIVSGCFPLLRPIFTKILPKRFLSSAGSSHPISRTTNAIRLTTINRTIKEREADDNSSTQELADPERGIHADFEIIDNKDGPRTYISSRNTESLHSREQDMSGIYVRNDVVQEVEESHYPYSMKR; the protein is encoded by the exons ATGAGTCTCAAGTCAGACATTGTCTGCGCCGTGGTCATTACATGGGTAGCCGCCTTGCTGGCGCAGATCGCTCGTGTATTCGCACGGCGCATGACAAAAGTTCAATGGTGGTGGGATGATTACTTTTGTCTCGGCGCCTTT ATCGTTGGTATAGGATACAATGTGGTGATGATCTACT GGACCGAGAACTGGTACCTTGGCTCGACGATTCCCGATACCGTGAGCGACGAAGAGTACGAGAACATCAACCTCAACGCTCGGTTGATGCAGTTCCTTATCTCCCAGACATACTCGTACTCGATCGGCTTTTCCAAACTTTCCATTCTTCTGTTCTACTGGCGCATCTTCAAACAATCCGCAATCCGAATACCAATTCAAATTCTGCTTGGTCTTAGTATATCATGGCTAATTCTTCGCACTTTCATGGTTACATTCCACTGTCTTCCTGTTCAGGCCTACTGGGATAAGAGTATCGAAGGTGCTGTTTGTAAGATCAACGATTCTCAGTTCTTCTTTGGCACTTGCCTTACCCATTTTGCTCTCGACATCGTTATCTTGGCCTTACCGATCATTGAAGTGTTCAAGCTTCGACTTCGTATGGGACAAAAGATTGCCATCACTGCCCTCTTTGTCATTGGTTTCGTTGTCTGTCTTGCTTCTACATTCGTCGTTGTTGAATCAATCAGATACGATGTCAACACAACTCAAATGCCACGAGATATGGCTCGAAACGACATGTGGGGTGTTGTCGAAATTAATATCGCTATTGTCTCTG GATGCTTTCCTCTTCTACGACCTATCTTTACCAAGATTCTTCCCAAAAGATTCCTCAGCTCTGCTGGAAGCAGTCATCCAATCAGCCGAACCACAAACGCCATACGTCTTACCACCATCAACCGCACCATCAAAGAAAGGGAAGCAGACGACAACAGTTCCACACAAGAACTGGCCGATCCAGAACGGGGAATTCATGCCGACTTCGAAATTATCGATAACAAGGACGGTCCTCGGACTTACATCTCCAGTCGCAACACTGAATCGTTGCACTCTAGGGAGCAGGACATGTCGGGTATCTATGTGCGGAATGATGTTGTGCAAGAGGTCGAAGAATCACACTATCCATATTCAATGAAGAGATAG
- a CDS encoding hypothetical protein (TransMembrane:12 (i43-61o87-105i117-135o147-164i176-196o208-230i300-322o337-355i367-386o398-418i439-457o463-486i)), with amino-acid sequence MDTKADEKVAFEHGAEVQDAHVAAQVAHDVQNQKLSPWTPTMFRLYLVLACAYLCGCLNGYDGSVMGGINGMKAYQHYFNMSSEGSSTGIVFAMYNIGSIAAVFFTAPVNDWFGRRWGMFTGAAVVIIGTCVQATSTNRGHFLGGRFILGFGVSFCCVSAPCYVSEMAHPTWRGTITGLYNCTWYIGSIIAGWVVYGCSYLGEENDLAWRVPIWCQMVTSGIVVIFVLFLPESPRWLIAQDRVEDAVKVLAAYHGEGDPNHPMVIMQIKEMTNQIAADATDKSWWDYRGLWNTHSARRRLIGVLGMAVFGQISGNSLSSYYLPVMMKYAGIVQEKKVLALNGINPVLCFFGAIFGARMTDVIGRRPLLLYSIVFCSCCFAIITGTSKLSLDQPKNSSAANTTVAMIFIFGIVFSFGWTPLQSAYIAECLSTDIRAKGTAIGNLASSIASTIIQYSSGPAFEKIGYHFYLVFVFWDLFEAVIIYFFFPETKDRTLEELSEVFEAPNPVKKSLQKRDANTVMNTMNVTGDEKLTGEV; translated from the exons ATGGATACCAAGGCCGACGAAAAGGTCGCGTTTGAACATGGTGCTGAGGTCCAGGATGCTCATGTAGCTGCCCAGGTTGCGCATGATGTTCAAAATCAGAAGCTGTCGCCATGGACGCCTACCATGTTTCGTCTGTACCTCGTGTTGGCATGTGCTTACCTTTGTGGTTGCCTG AACGGATATGACGGTTCTGTTATGGGTGGTATCAACGGCATGAAAGCCTATCAGCACTACTTCAACAT GTCGTCAGAAGGCTCCTCAACCGGTATCGTTTTCGCCATGTACAACATCGGTTCCATCGCCGCCGTCTTCTTCACAGCACCCGTAAACGACTGGTTCGGACGACGTTGGGGAATGTTTACTGGTGCCGCAGTCGTTATTATCGGTACATGCGTTCAGGCAACCTCCACCAACCGAGGTCACTTTCTCGGTGGCCGATTCATCCTCGGATTCGGTGTCAGCTTCTGTTGTGTGTCGGCGCCTTGTTACGTCAGTGAGATGGCACACCCAACCTGGCGAGGCACCATCACCGGCCTTTACAACTGTACTTGGTATATCGGCAGTATCATTGCTGGCTGGGTCGTCTACGGTTGTAGTTACCTGGGTGAAGAGAATGACTTGGCTTGGCGAGTTCCTATCTGGTGCCAGATGGTGACATCCGGTATCGTGGTTATCTTTGTTCTCTTTCTGCCCGAGTCTCCTCGGTGGCTGATCGCCCAAGATCGCGTTGAAGATGCCGTCAAGGTCCTTGCTGCGTACCATGGTGAAGGTGATCCTAATCATCCCATGGTTATCATGcagatcaaggagatgacCAATCAGATCGCTGCCGATGCTACTGATAAGTCATGGTGGGATTACCGTGGACTCTGGAACACTCATAGTGCACGACGTCGACTCATTGGTGTCTTGGGTATGGCTGTCTTCGGTCAGATCAGCGGTAACAGTTTGAG CTCTTACTATCTTCCTGTCATGATGAAGTATGCGGGCATTGTGCAAGAAAAGAAGGTTTTGGCTCTCAACGGCATCAACCCCGTCCTTTGCTTCTTCGGTGCCATTTTTGGTGCCCGTATGACCGATGTTATTGGTCGTCGTCCTCTCTTACTCTACTCCATCGTCTTCTGCTCTTGCTGTTTTGCCATCATCACTGGAACTAGCAAGCTCTCCCTCGACCAGCCCAAAAACAGTTCTGCCGCCAACACCACCGTCGCCAtgatcttcatcttcggaATTGTCTTCTCTTTCGGCTGGACTCCTCTCCAGTCCGCTTACATTGCCGAGTGTCTTTCTACCGATATCCGAGCCAAGGGTACCGCTATCGGTAACCTGGCGAGTTCCATCGCCTCCACCATTATTCAGTACAGTAGCGGTCCTGCATTCGAGAAGATTGGTTATCACTTTTACCTCGTGTTTGTCTTCTGGGATCTTTTTGAAGcagtaattatttatttcttcttccctgAGACGAAGGACCGTACGCTGGAGGAATTGTCTGAAGTGTTTGAGGCCCCCAACCCAGTTAAGAAAAGTCTCCAGAAGAGAGATGCCAACACGGTTATGAATACCATGAACGTGACGGGCGATGAGAAGCTAACTGGAGAGGTCTGA
- a CDS encoding hypothetical protein (TransMembrane:1 (i158-177o)): MVRQLIHGHRSICDLPVFYFTPEMMDEYPDAKVVINMRPDGKVWAKSAEDSFWFFFSPWFKWVGLLWATDRLWYKLNVETMKKCKEEYGITEIFSAECYDTYYRRVLDEAKKRNRQVLIFKAEDGWEPLCKFLGKEIPDEPFPRLNEKKTFETVKRIFIAKGVLSWMALFGATWGAWKVASHFL; encoded by the coding sequence atggtTCGTCAACTTATCCACGGCCACCGATCCATTTGCGATCTTCCTGTTTTCTACTTTACTCCTGAAATGATGGACGAATATCCTGATGCAAAGGTCGTCATCAACATGAGACCTGACGGTAAAGTCTGGGCCAAGAGCGCTGAAGACAGCTTCTGGTTCTTTTTCAGTCCGTGGTTCAAATGGGTTGGTCTTCTATGGGCCACAGACCGCCTGTGGTACAAACTCAACGTggagacgatgaagaagTGCAAGGAAGAGTATGGCATAACAGAAATCTTCAGCGCCGAATGTTATGATACGTATTACAGACGTGTGCTTGATGAAGCCAAGAAACGAAACCGACAAGTGCTCATTTTCAAGGCCGAGGACGGCTGGGAACCTCTCTGCAAGTTCTTGGGGAAAGAAATCCCGGATGAGCCGTTTCCCCGTCTAAATGAAAAGAAGACGTTCGAGACAGTGAAGAGGATATTCATCGCCAAGGGCGTATTGTCTTGGATGGCCCTGTTTGGCGCGACTTGGGGTGCATGGAAGGTTGCTTCTCATTTCCTGTGA
- a CDS encoding hypothetical protein (TransMembrane:5 (i30-51o63-82i94-119o139-157i177-200o)), whose translation MGFTLGFGLLTVWEAWKQTRRNRNPLRSTYIYMLWGEIAANLVITIIGWVFLDGIIGPTVPVLFFILFCWVFEVQLLMQIIVNRISIIAEHRSTVFWLKWGTAIIITVVNVAVFVIWIPSHTVPPVSDTFVKINAVWDRMSKVIILLVDAGLNWYFLRTVKKRLVEQHNLKKYEPLVGFNAKLMVVSILMDGMLIGLMSLPNQVVFIQFHPVAYMVKLNIEMSMAKLITRLAKGENSDDYYPSLSHSGHVRSAHRTEDAAWTNGVNNVQLTHRSKVVAGDSDDDLPGMPRNHHGPGIHQRTEFQVTVENGSKHHHYKGGSDTDEAPLTSHTGHPKQMIIEEESRNTSLSSFRQS comes from the exons ATGGGCTTTACCCTCGGCTTCGGACTGCTTACTGTCTGGGAAGCCTGGAAGCAGACGAGACGAAACCGAAACCCGTTGCGAAGTACATACATTTACATGCTTTGGGGAGAAATCGCGGCGAATCTAGTCATCACTATAATCGGCTGGGTTTTTCTAGATGGGATTATCGGGCCGAC TGTACCGGTgcttttctttattctcttctGCTGGGTTTTCGAGGTGCAATTGCTTATGCAGATTATCGTCAACCGAATCTCGATTATCGCCGAACATCGATCTACAGTCTTTTGGTTGAAATGGGGGACCGCTATTATCATCACTGTTGTCAACGTTGCCGTCTTCGTCATTTGGATTCCATCCCATACAGTTCCTCCCGTGAGCGATAC GTTTGTCAAAATCAACGCAGTCTGGGATCGCATGTCCAAGGTCATCATTCTACTGGTTGATGCTGGACTCAACTGGTACTTTTTACGGACAGTCAAGAAGCGACTAGTTGAACAACACAACTTAAAAAAGTATGAGCCCCTTGTCGGCTTCAACGCCAAGCTCATGGTTGTCTCTATCCTTATGGAC GGTATGCTCATCGGACTCATGTCACTCCCTAACCAAGTCGTCTTCATCCAATTCCACCCCGTCGCCTATAtggtcaagctcaacatcgAAATGTCCATGGCCAAGCTCATCACACGTCTAGCAAAGGGCGAGAACTCGGACGACTACTACCCATCCCTATCGCATTCTGGTCACGTCCGAAGTGCTCATAGAACGGAAGATGCGGCCTGGACAAATGGAGTAAACAACGTCCAGCTGACCCACCGGTCCAAGGTAGTCGCTGGTGACTCGGATGATGATCTTCCTGGCATGCCCCGAAACCACCACGGTCCTGGTATCCATCAGCGAACAGAGTTTCAAGTGACGGTCGAGAATGGCTCCAAACATCATCACTACAAAGGGGGCTCCGACACAGATGAGGCTCCCTTGACCTCCCATACGGGACACCCCAAGCAAATGATTATTGAGGAGGAAAGCCGAAATACCTCATTATCAAGCTTTAGGCAATCATAA